The window GTCACCGACTTCCCCGGCGCCGACGTGCTGCCGGTCTTCTCGCCCGATGGCAAGAAACTGATGTGGACCAGCGGCCGCACGGAAGATCGCAGCAGTCAGCTGTTCATCGGGGATTTTCGTCTTCCGTAGGCGCAGTCACTCCGTGACTCGCAACAGGTGTTTGGCAGCGCGCGACAAGAACTGCGCGCTGCTTGACGTCAAACTCTGTTTAAGTCGCAGTTCTGCTCTTATCTTGATATGCCGGAATTTCCCTTTCAGTGTTTTGATCCGAATCAAGACCACACGATTGTTTGGAAGCGGCTGCCGCATTGGGCCCAAGCCGGAACAATTTGTTTCATCACATGGCGGACTGCTGACTCGTTCCCACGCGACTTGGTGGAAAAATTTATTGCTCGTCGCGAAGAGCTACTTAGACAACTGAGCATCGATCCCCGCGGTGACTGGCGGCAGTCAATCCAAAAATTGCCAACCGCAATCCGCGAGCGGACGCAATGGGAACTATTCGCGAACTGGGACGAGCAACTCGATCTAGCAGCTGGAGCTTGTGTCTTACGCGAGCCAGACCTCTCCGAAATTGTGCTGAATAGCCTGCTGCATTTCGACAATGATCGGTATTTTCTCACCGATGCCGTTGTGATGCCGAACCATGTCCACTTGCTGGTAGCGTTTCGCAGCGAAGCGATGCTGGTGACGCAATGCAAGTCGTGGAAGAGATATACCGCTACGAAGATTAACCGTTGGTTGCGAAACAAAAACTATTCGACAAATTCGGGGATAATGCCCGTCTCGGCGAGCGGCGAGTTCTGGCAAGTTGATCAGTTCGATCACCTCGTGCGTTCACCTGACGAGTATGCCAGGTACCGTCGCTACATTGCCGAGAACCCAGAAAAGGCGGGACTCGTGGCGGGAAGCTACCGCTATTATTCAAAACCGATCTCAGGTTCAATTACACCGTGACACGCAGTCGAAGTGTTCTCAGCCGATTCGACTTCCTCTAGCCAAACAACTGTTGCGAGTCACGGAGTGACTGCGCCTACACTTGGCAAGCGAAGCACAAAGCAACTTCCTGGGCCATCGACGGGTTCGCAGGTGAGTTCGCCGCCGAGGGCGGTGGCGATGCGAGCCGCGATGGCGAGGCCCAAGCCGGTGCCGGCGATGCCTGCCTTGCGGGCGTTCGGCGAGCGGAAGAAGGGCTCAAAGATCGCCGTCCGTTCGCTGGCGGGAATGCCAATGCCTTGATCCTGCACGGCAATGATGGCCGCGTGTTTCGATTGCCGAACTTCCACCGTCACCGGCGTGCCGGGCTCGCTGTATTTGAGCGCGTTGCTCACCAGGTTTTCAAGCAGCTGACTAAGAAGCGCCGGCGAAGCCGTGATCTCGGCTGGCTGCAGCGATTGAAAATGCAAGTCAGTGGCGCGCGGGTGCTTTTCGAAGCGCTGCAGAAATGATGGGAGCCACGATTTAAGCGAGATTTGCTCGGCCGTCGGCGCGGCTGCCTCTCCTTCGGCCCGCGCGAGAAAGAGCAGACTCTCGACGACTTGCTGCATTTCAGTGGTTTGCTCCAACAGCACACTCAGCGTCCTGGCATGTTCTTCCGCGGTGCGCGGTCGGCGAAGCGCGACTTCAATCTGTCCCCGAATGGCGGCGAGTGGCGTGCGGAGTTGATGGGCTGCATCGCCGGTGAATCGCCGTTGCTGACCGAGTGTTTTGAAAAGTTCATCGAGCACTGCATTGAACGCGACTCCGAGCTCGGCGAGTTCATCGCCAGTTTTCGCGACAGGGATTCGCTCCGTCGAGAATTGACCATTCGTCGAAGCGAGACTCATCTCCCGCGCATCGTCGGCCATCGTCCGAACAGGCCGAAGCGCCGCCGCGCAAAAGCGATGACCGACCACGGCAGCGATCAGCCAAGTGCCGATCGGCAGGACGATAACCAGCAGCGAAACCCAGCGGAGATTGGCATTCAGATCTTCAGGCGAACGGCCAACAGTGACCACCAGCGCAGCCCGCTCCAGCGCGTCCCGTTCTTCGATCGGCTTGGGATGTTCAGCCGCGAGCCGATGCTGCAACACTCGCCAGTTCCCCAAATCGAGCGAATCGGCGTGCTCCTCCTGGTGCAACTGCTCGCCGTATTTCAGCAGCTCATCGTCGAGTGATTTGCCGGGCGTGATGTTCTGCGACCGCGTGACGATTTTGCCCGCTTCGTCGAAGATCGCCCAACGAATGTCCTCCAGGCCATCCTCGCTGCCGAGATGGATCGTGTGATCCGACGGCTCGAACTTCACATCGTCTTCTTCCACTTCAACGGCAGCCGTCAGTTGATGCAGCGCGGCGTGCAACTGTCGCTCGAACTGCCGATGAAGTTGCTGCGACACGAGGACATACATCGTGACGGAATAAATGGCCAGGATGACGGCGAGCGCGACGAGAAAGAACGCCGAGACGCGGTTGACGAGCGACATTTATTCCTCGCCCGCGGAGTGATCTGCGTGTTGTGCATCGAGCGCGTAACCACGGCCTCGATGCGTGTGAATGATCCGCGGGCCCTGAGTTTCCAACTTACGGCGCAGTTCTTTGACGTGCACTTCGAGCGTATTCGACAAACCATCGTATTGCTCGCCCCACACGGCATCGAAAATTCGCGTGCGCGAGAGGATTGTCCCCGGATGTCGCAGCAGGAGCGTAAGGAGTTGAAACTCCTTGCCGGTCAGATCGAGGAGTTGTCCCTCGCGATATGCTTTCTGTGCGGCGAGATCTACTTTCACGCCGGCATATTCGAGTTCGAGCGGCGTGGCCTGGCTCGGTCGGCGGAGCAGTGCTCGCACTCGCGCCAGAAGTTCCTCAAAAGCAAACGGCTTGGTGAGGTAGTCGTCGGCGCCAGCATCGAGGCCTTCCACTCGCTGAGCAATCGCATCGCGGGCAGAGAGGAAGAGCACCGGCGTGGTTCGATTTTGTTGACGAAACCTCCGCAACAGCGAAATGCCATCTTCGACTGGCAGCCACCAATCGAGCAACACGAGATCCCACACGCCACTGGCGAGGGCAATGCCGCCGGCTCGGCCGTCGGCAGCGTGTTCGACTTGATAACCCTCCTCGGTCAGACCGCGCACGAGGAAGTCCGCAATCCGCGGCTCGTCTTCGACAATCAAAATGCGGGCGCTCATCGTCGGCCGGTTGTAACTTTTGCGGTCCAAGTGCGCTGCAGCCAATAGCAGCTCTCTTTCCAGCATACGCGGAGAGTTGCAACCAGAACGCAAGCTGAAGCCGATTTTATGTTCGCTTCAGCGTGGTCTCAGGTGCGAGCGCTATCCTTGCATAAGTCCTCGCCACCGCACCAGCGGCGGTGGTTTACTGGCTTGTGCACTACTCGAAGGGAAGCGGAACCATGACCAACTTGCGATTCAACCTGCTGCAAACCATGCGTAACCTTTGGTCCCCTGCG is drawn from Anatilimnocola floriformis and contains these coding sequences:
- a CDS encoding transposase — translated: MPEFPFQCFDPNQDHTIVWKRLPHWAQAGTICFITWRTADSFPRDLVEKFIARREELLRQLSIDPRGDWRQSIQKLPTAIRERTQWELFANWDEQLDLAAGACVLREPDLSEIVLNSLLHFDNDRYFLTDAVVMPNHVHLLVAFRSEAMLVTQCKSWKRYTATKINRWLRNKNYSTNSGIMPVSASGEFWQVDQFDHLVRSPDEYARYRRYIAENPEKAGLVAGSYRYYSKPISGSITP
- a CDS encoding sensor histidine kinase encodes the protein MSLVNRVSAFFLVALAVILAIYSVTMYVLVSQQLHRQFERQLHAALHQLTAAVEVEEDDVKFEPSDHTIHLGSEDGLEDIRWAIFDEAGKIVTRSQNITPGKSLDDELLKYGEQLHQEEHADSLDLGNWRVLQHRLAAEHPKPIEERDALERAALVVTVGRSPEDLNANLRWVSLLVIVLPIGTWLIAAVVGHRFCAAALRPVRTMADDAREMSLASTNGQFSTERIPVAKTGDELAELGVAFNAVLDELFKTLGQQRRFTGDAAHQLRTPLAAIRGQIEVALRRPRTAEEHARTLSVLLEQTTEMQQVVESLLFLARAEGEAAAPTAEQISLKSWLPSFLQRFEKHPRATDLHFQSLQPAEITASPALLSQLLENLVSNALKYSEPGTPVTVEVRQSKHAAIIAVQDQGIGIPASERTAIFEPFFRSPNARKAGIAGTGLGLAIAARIATALGGELTCEPVDGPGSCFVLRLPSVGAVTP
- a CDS encoding response regulator transcription factor — translated: MSARILIVEDEPRIADFLVRGLTEEGYQVEHAADGRAGGIALASGVWDLVLLDWWLPVEDGISLLRRFRQQNRTTPVLFLSARDAIAQRVEGLDAGADDYLTKPFAFEELLARVRALLRRPSQATPLELEYAGVKVDLAAQKAYREGQLLDLTGKEFQLLTLLLRHPGTILSRTRIFDAVWGEQYDGLSNTLEVHVKELRRKLETQGPRIIHTHRGRGYALDAQHADHSAGEE